A part of Capsicum annuum cultivar UCD-10X-F1 chromosome 6, UCD10Xv1.1, whole genome shotgun sequence genomic DNA contains:
- the LOC107873985 gene encoding putative F-box/FBD/LRR-repeat protein At4g13965 produces the protein MEGNSDDRISKLPEPILHHIMSFLHVTDAARMSTLSKVSDSAWNSLPYLNFDDIFYWWSKDLNVVIDQTLASRKKHKISMQRFSLWLGHYHRLSYVDRWIKILIACNIKELNLRVDKRDYQGSMVYSRLPEAIFAAKSLNVLSLYGSKIELPADNGTIKLSSLRELHFTFVFLDEQFIKAMCTSCGNLEHLFQGTHQLSTINLEDLRINNLNGHIKVVRITACKALKSLYLNYVDITDNWIEELLYSLQNLEKFELTHCKTLKNMKIASDSLKELCIRGCDNLIAVDLDAPNVIKICCFKLAWIEESEKGQKTNYCHWIKRKLYAVDRLQQE, from the exons ATGGAAGGGAATAGTGATGATAGAATCTCGAAATTGCCAGAGCCAATTTTGCATCACATCATGTCTTTCCTACATGTTACTGATGCGGCACGAATGAGTACATTGTCCAAGGTTTCGGATAGCGCTTGGAATTCACTCCCCTActtaaattttgatgatattttctaCTGGTGGTCAAAAGATCTGAATGTTGTTATAGATCAAACTCTAGCAAGTAGGAAAAAGCACAAGATTTCCATGCAAAGGTTCTCTCTATGGTTAGGCCATTATCATCGTCTTTCTTATGTCGATAGATGGATTAAGATACTCATAGCTTGTAATATCAAAGAGTTGAATCTAAGAGTAGACAAACGTGATTATCAGGGCAGCATGGTATACAGCAGATTGCCAGAGGCAATCTTTGCTGCCAAATCACTAAATGTTCTGAGTTTGTATGGATCTAAGATTGAATTGCCCGCTGATAATGGTACGATAAAGTTATCATCTTTGAGAGAATTGCACTTCACTTTTGTGTTTTTGGATGAGCAATTTATTAAGGCTATGTGCACAAGCTGCGGCAATTTAGAGCATCTATTTCAAGGGACTCACCAGCTTTCAA CAATTAACCTCGAAGACCTTAGGATCAACAACCTTAATGGGCATATAAAGGTTGTTAGAATAACTGCTTGCAAAGCCCTCAAGAGTTTGTACCTCAATTATGTGGACATTACTGATAATTGGATAGAGGAACTACTTTACAGCCTACAAAATCTTGAAAAGTTTGAGTTAACTCATTGCAAGACCTTGAAGAATATGAAGATCGCAAGTGATAGCCTCAAAGAACTGTGCATACGTGGTTGTGACAATTTGATTGCTGTTGACTTGGACGCTCCTAATGTAATAAAGATCTGCTGCTTTAAATTAGCTTGGATTGAAGAAAGCGAAAAAGGGCAAAAG ACAAATTATTGCCATTGGATAAAGCGGAAGTTATATGCAGTTGATCGACTTCAACAAGAATAG